In the genome of Burkholderiales bacterium, one region contains:
- a CDS encoding NAD(P)H-dependent oxidoreductase subunit E, producing MSTTAPIKLDTRNLKKASGKRKGRITDARSREEIKALLGNESRQRDLLIEHLHKIQDRYGHISAGHIVALAEEMKLAMTEVYEVATFYHHFDVIKEGDKAPPEITVRVCDSLSCELAGAKNLFHALQQQAGNNVRVITAPCVGRCESAPVAVVGQNPIDRADFARVQLALTRKAVKAPVAPYIDYRQYREQGGYRTLVECVSGKRQKEDVIKTLEDSALRGLGGAGFPAGRKWRIVRAEPAPRLMAINIDEGEPGTFKDRWYLERDPHRFLEGMLIAAWAVGIDEIYIYLRDEYAGCRQILEKELIALQPDPPCQLPKIYLRRGAGAYICGEESAMIESIEGKRGMPRLRPPYLAQVGLFNRPTLEHNMETLHWVRDILEKGAAWFSAQGRNGRKGLRSFSVSGRIQKPGVHLAPAGITMRELVDEYCGGMLPGHTFYAYLPGGASGGILPASMGDIPLDFDTLNPHGCFIGSAAVMILSDQDRARDAAVNVMRFFEDESCGKCTPCRVGTSKAVKLMQEKRWNRELLEELSTAMADASICGLGQAAPNPIRCVLKYFSHEVTTHPQARHDKGSAF from the coding sequence ATGTCGACAACAGCGCCAATCAAACTCGATACCCGCAATTTGAAAAAAGCCAGCGGCAAACGCAAAGGCCGCATCACCGATGCGCGTTCGCGCGAGGAAATCAAAGCCTTGCTTGGGAACGAGTCCCGGCAGCGTGATTTGTTGATTGAGCACCTGCACAAGATTCAAGACCGCTACGGCCATATTTCCGCAGGACATATTGTTGCGCTTGCGGAAGAAATGAAGCTTGCGATGACCGAAGTCTACGAGGTCGCAACCTTTTATCATCACTTCGATGTGATCAAAGAAGGCGACAAGGCGCCGCCTGAAATCACGGTTCGCGTTTGCGATTCGCTCTCGTGCGAGCTCGCCGGAGCGAAAAACCTCTTTCACGCCCTGCAACAACAGGCGGGGAACAATGTGAGGGTGATCACGGCGCCATGCGTGGGAAGGTGTGAATCGGCGCCAGTGGCGGTGGTCGGGCAGAACCCGATCGATCGCGCCGATTTCGCTCGCGTGCAATTGGCGCTCACCAGGAAAGCGGTCAAGGCTCCGGTCGCCCCCTACATCGATTACCGGCAATACCGGGAACAAGGTGGGTATCGAACTCTGGTCGAATGCGTGTCCGGCAAGCGGCAGAAAGAAGACGTGATCAAGACGCTCGAAGATTCCGCGCTGCGAGGATTGGGGGGCGCGGGTTTTCCGGCGGGCCGTAAGTGGCGCATCGTCCGCGCCGAGCCGGCCCCGAGGCTTATGGCGATCAACATTGACGAAGGCGAGCCCGGGACCTTCAAGGATCGCTGGTATCTGGAGCGCGACCCGCACCGTTTTCTCGAAGGCATGCTGATCGCGGCCTGGGCGGTGGGAATCGACGAGATCTACATCTATCTGCGCGACGAATATGCGGGTTGCCGGCAGATTCTGGAAAAAGAGCTTATCGCGCTGCAACCCGATCCGCCCTGTCAACTGCCGAAGATTTACCTCCGCCGCGGCGCTGGCGCCTACATCTGCGGAGAAGAGTCAGCGATGATCGAATCCATTGAGGGCAAGCGGGGAATGCCGAGGCTTCGTCCCCCCTACCTCGCGCAAGTGGGGCTGTTCAACCGGCCGACTCTCGAGCACAACATGGAAACGTTGCACTGGGTGCGCGACATTCTTGAAAAAGGTGCGGCATGGTTTTCCGCGCAGGGACGCAACGGGCGCAAGGGACTGCGCTCTTTTTCAGTGAGCGGACGAATACAGAAGCCAGGCGTCCATCTCGCGCCGGCGGGAATCACCATGCGCGAGTTGGTTGACGAATATTGCGGTGGAATGCTTCCGGGTCATACCTTCTACGCGTATTTGCCGGGCGGCGCATCAGGGGGAATACTCCCCGCGAGCATGGGCGACATTCCGCTCGACTTCGACACACTCAACCCGCATGGTTGTTTTATCGGCTCCGCGGCGGTGATGATCCTGTCGGACCAGGACCGGGCCAGAGATGCAGCGGTCAACGTCATGCGCTTTTTCGAGGACGAGTCATGCGGCAAGTGCACTCCCTGCCGGGTGGGCACTTCGAAAGCGGTCAAGCTCATGCAGGAAAAACGCTGGAACCGTGAGCTGCTCGAAGAACTCTCAACTGCAATGGCGGATGCTTCCATCTGCGGTCTCGGCCAGGCGGCGCCCAATCCAATCCGCTGCGTGCTGAAATATTTTTCTCACGAGGTGACCACGCATCCTCAGGCGCGGCACGACAAAGGATCTGCTTTTTGA
- the fdhF gene encoding formate dehydrogenase subunit alpha: protein MNAPIEAVVKPQVVEFELNGRTISGFSDETIIEAAKRHGVKIPHLCYLKGYRPDGNCRACMVEIKGERVLAPSCCRAPTAGMEVFSENERARTSQKMVLELLLSDMPASKHTLNSELDDWAKELKLGQPRFAPRDNPPPDISHPAIAVNLESCIQCTRCVRACREVQVNDVIGYAFRGHHSEIVFDLGDPMGTSTCVACGECVQACPTGALMPARGVGMIEPDKKVDSLCPYCGVGCHLTYHIKDNKILHVEGRDGPANHNRLCVKGRYGFDYVHHKQRLTKPLIRKAGAEKTGDFTMDPDHASAVFREASWEEALEVAVSGLKRIRDEKGSQALAGFGSAKGSNEEAYLFQKLVRTGFGTNNVDHCTRLCHASSVAALLEGIGSGAVSNQVSDVLKAEVIFIIGANPTVNHPVAATFIKNAVKNGATLIVVDPRRFELARLATHYLQLKPDTDIAFLNAMMHTIISEGWVNEDFIAKRTLDFEALKANVAPYSAEAMAPICGVPAATIREVARLYACSKGSMIMWGMGISQHVHGTDNARCLIALCLMTGQVGRPGSGLHPLRGQNNVQGASDAGLIPMVFPDYQRVDDQNVRSAFEKLWGAKLDPKPGLTVVEIMDAVHAGRLHGMYIMGENPAMSDPDVEHARAALARLEMLVVQDIFLTETAYLADVILPASAFPEKTGTFTNTDRMVQLGRKALEMPGDARQDLWIIQEVARRLGLNWNYQGPDSGVAQVFNEMRRAMPSIAGITWERLQSEGSVTFPCENEGDPGQPVVFTYDFPTETGRARFVPADIGPANEQPDNEYPMVLITGRQLEHWHTGSMTRRAGVLDAIEPQAIASLHTVDLERIGAKPGGVITVESRRGKITLYVRQFDGIPVGTVFVPFCYYEAAANLLTNPALDPVGKIPEFKYCAVRVTAGGELNPVSSFGGGQILEALTAEPR from the coding sequence ATGAACGCTCCAATCGAAGCCGTGGTAAAACCTCAAGTCGTCGAATTCGAACTGAACGGCAGGACGATATCCGGTTTCAGCGACGAGACCATCATCGAGGCGGCGAAGCGTCACGGTGTCAAGATTCCGCACCTGTGCTATCTCAAAGGCTATCGTCCTGACGGCAATTGCCGCGCGTGCATGGTGGAAATCAAGGGCGAACGTGTACTCGCTCCGTCGTGCTGCCGCGCCCCCACCGCTGGAATGGAAGTGTTTTCTGAAAACGAGCGCGCACGCACCTCGCAGAAAATGGTGCTGGAACTCCTGCTTTCTGACATGCCGGCGTCGAAGCACACTTTGAATTCGGAGCTGGATGACTGGGCGAAAGAACTCAAGCTTGGCCAGCCGCGGTTTGCTCCTCGCGACAATCCTCCACCAGACATTTCTCACCCGGCGATCGCGGTCAATCTCGAATCGTGCATTCAATGCACTCGCTGCGTTCGCGCTTGCCGCGAAGTGCAAGTAAACGACGTGATCGGCTACGCGTTTCGCGGGCACCACTCGGAAATCGTCTTCGACTTGGGCGATCCAATGGGCACTAGCACTTGTGTCGCCTGCGGCGAATGTGTGCAAGCGTGTCCGACCGGGGCGCTGATGCCTGCGCGAGGTGTGGGCATGATCGAGCCCGACAAGAAAGTTGATTCGCTCTGTCCGTATTGCGGCGTCGGTTGCCATCTGACCTATCACATCAAGGACAACAAAATCCTGCATGTCGAAGGCCGCGATGGCCCGGCCAACCACAATCGGCTATGCGTGAAAGGCCGCTATGGCTTCGACTACGTGCACCACAAACAGCGCCTGACCAAGCCGCTGATCCGCAAGGCCGGCGCGGAGAAAACGGGCGATTTCACGATGGATCCGGACCACGCCAGCGCCGTATTTCGCGAGGCCAGTTGGGAAGAGGCGCTCGAAGTGGCGGTATCCGGGCTCAAGAGAATCCGCGACGAAAAAGGTTCGCAGGCGCTCGCCGGTTTCGGCTCGGCGAAAGGCAGCAACGAGGAAGCCTATCTGTTCCAGAAGCTCGTGCGCACGGGATTCGGCACCAACAACGTGGATCATTGCACCCGGCTTTGCCACGCTTCGAGTGTTGCAGCCTTGCTCGAAGGAATAGGCTCGGGCGCGGTATCGAACCAGGTGTCGGACGTGCTGAAAGCGGAAGTGATTTTCATCATTGGCGCCAATCCCACAGTCAATCATCCGGTTGCTGCGACCTTTATCAAGAACGCGGTGAAAAACGGGGCTACGCTGATCGTCGTCGATCCCCGGCGCTTCGAGTTGGCGCGCTTGGCGACCCATTATCTGCAACTCAAACCCGATACCGACATCGCGTTTCTGAACGCGATGATGCACACGATTATCAGCGAGGGCTGGGTGAATGAAGACTTCATCGCCAAGCGCACGCTAGACTTCGAAGCGCTAAAAGCCAACGTCGCCCCCTACAGCGCGGAGGCTATGGCACCGATTTGCGGTGTGCCCGCGGCAACGATCAGAGAAGTCGCGCGGCTGTACGCATGCTCCAAAGGGTCGATGATTATGTGGGGCATGGGCATCTCGCAACACGTGCACGGCACCGACAATGCGCGCTGCTTGATCGCACTGTGCCTGATGACTGGGCAGGTCGGGCGTCCCGGATCGGGATTACATCCCCTTCGGGGGCAGAACAACGTGCAAGGCGCCTCCGACGCGGGGCTAATCCCGATGGTGTTTCCCGATTATCAGCGGGTGGACGATCAGAATGTACGCAGCGCTTTTGAAAAGCTGTGGGGCGCCAAGCTCGATCCTAAACCGGGTCTGACCGTGGTTGAAATTATGGACGCGGTACACGCGGGCAGGCTCCACGGCATGTATATCATGGGCGAGAACCCGGCGATGTCCGATCCCGACGTCGAGCATGCTCGGGCGGCGCTCGCTAGACTCGAGATGCTCGTGGTGCAGGACATATTCCTTACCGAAACCGCTTACCTTGCCGACGTCATTCTCCCGGCCTCGGCGTTCCCTGAGAAAACCGGCACCTTCACCAACACCGATCGCATGGTGCAGTTGGGACGCAAAGCACTCGAAATGCCGGGCGATGCGCGGCAGGACTTGTGGATCATCCAGGAAGTGGCGAGACGCCTGGGACTTAACTGGAACTATCAAGGCCCCGATAGCGGAGTCGCGCAAGTGTTCAACGAAATGCGCCGCGCCATGCCGAGCATCGCCGGCATCACTTGGGAGCGCTTGCAAAGCGAAGGCTCGGTAACCTTTCCGTGCGAGAACGAGGGGGATCCGGGACAGCCGGTTGTTTTCACTTACGATTTCCCGACTGAGACCGGCCGCGCCCGGTTTGTGCCAGCAGATATCGGGCCCGCCAACGAGCAGCCAGACAACGAATATCCAATGGTGCTAATTACCGGCCGCCAGCTTGAACATTGGCACACCGGAAGCATGACGCGCCGCGCCGGCGTGCTGGATGCGATTGAGCCGCAAGCTATCGCCTCATTGCACACGGTCGATTTAGAGCGCATCGGCGCCAAGCCTGGAGGTGTGATTACCGTCGAATCGCGGCGTGGCAAGATCACCCTGTACGTGCGTCAGTTCGATGGCATACCGGTGGGTACAGTTTTCGTTCCATTTTGCTATTACGAGGCGGCCGCTAACTTGCTCACCAATCCGGCGCTCGATCCCGTCGGCAAGATTCCCGAGTTCAAATATTGCGCGGTGCGGGTGACCGCGGGTGGTGAACTGAATCCAGTTTCGAGTTTTGGCGGCGGGCAGATCTTGGAGGCTTTGACTGCTGAACCAAGATAG
- the folD gene encoding bifunctional methylenetetrahydrofolate dehydrogenase/methenyltetrahydrofolate cyclohydrolase FolD codes for MTATIIDGVAVAKQVRADIKTRVVRLKTLGVVPGLAVVIIGDNPASRAYVGKKITACAEVGVLSEVHEFPTDADQGKVLARIAALNINPEIHGMIVQLPLPSHLDMRRVLEAIAQDKDVDGFNQYNVGGLMIGNSVFPPCTPLGVQLLLEYSKIQIAGQNVVVVGASNIVGKPMALMLLQKEATVSLCHVKTRDLAQFTILADILVVAAGRPNLINASMVKTGAVVIDVGINRLPDGRLVGDVDFEAVKEKASYITPVPGGVGPMTVSMLIWNTVQAAERQAAKASEWGRATSVMQPALV; via the coding sequence ATGACCGCAACGATTATTGACGGCGTCGCCGTCGCCAAACAGGTTAGAGCAGACATCAAGACTCGCGTAGTGCGACTGAAGACGCTTGGGGTCGTGCCGGGGCTTGCGGTTGTCATCATAGGAGACAATCCGGCGTCCAGGGCCTACGTGGGCAAAAAGATCACGGCTTGCGCCGAAGTCGGCGTGCTCTCCGAAGTCCACGAGTTCCCAACCGACGCCGACCAGGGCAAGGTGCTTGCCCGGATCGCCGCGCTCAACATCAATCCGGAAATCCACGGAATGATCGTCCAGCTTCCGCTGCCATCGCATCTCGATATGCGCCGGGTTCTCGAGGCGATTGCCCAAGATAAGGACGTGGATGGATTTAATCAGTACAACGTTGGCGGATTGATGATCGGCAACTCCGTATTTCCGCCGTGCACCCCTCTGGGAGTACAACTGCTACTTGAGTATTCGAAGATACAGATTGCTGGACAGAATGTCGTGGTAGTGGGGGCAAGCAATATCGTCGGCAAACCGATGGCGCTCATGCTGCTGCAAAAGGAAGCCACGGTCAGTTTATGTCACGTCAAAACACGAGACTTGGCGCAGTTTACGATCCTCGCGGATATTCTTGTGGTTGCTGCCGGTAGGCCTAATCTCATCAACGCATCTATGGTCAAAACCGGCGCGGTCGTGATCGATGTCGGGATCAATCGGCTGCCGGACGGGAGGTTGGTGGGCGACGTCGATTTCGAGGCGGTGAAGGAAAAAGCCTCTTATATCACTCCGGTTCCCGGCGGAGTTGGGCCGATGACTGTCAGTATGCTGATCTGGAACACGGTGCAGGCGGCTGAGCGTCAGGCGGCAAAGGCGAGTGAGTGGGGTCGGGCGACCAGCGTCATGCAGCCTGCGCTCGTCTGA